In Larimichthys crocea isolate SSNF chromosome XI, L_crocea_2.0, whole genome shotgun sequence, the sequence AAGTTGCTCAACCTTTGATCATGTGTCCTGCTGCCTCTGGTAGTGagtaaataaatactgaaatagCGAGGGTTGTGCTAAACATTTTCAGAACAGCGCCCTCAGGAACTGTATTTTAATTGATAAATTATGTTTCAAGTTAGACAGTGGGAAATACGCATGGCTTCTTATACTGACATGCAGCTTATAAAAGGTTTGCTATTCATGTTTGTGCAGGTGATAGTGATGACTGAGTTGaatattttgttaaatgttaaaaagttaCAGACAGAGTCACTGAGGTTACTTGCAAAGAAATCACAAGTGATCAAATAAATCGAAGCCCAAAAGTATGAAGTTGTTAAGCTGGTCTGTTTTGAACTTGCTTCATAAGCTAACAGCCTCTGTGACTATATCATTATTTATGTATAGTATTAATAGTATGATTAATGTTATGATTGTTTTAAATGGAGTAGTTAAATAATGCAAAGAGGggtggataaaaataaaaaaatcgatgcacctcttttttctttctcactctctttttgcACACGTCACTCtgagttgtgttttctttgttttctcgtGAACAGACTCCCCTTGAGGTTGCCCAGCAGGCGGTCGATGCAGACGTACACTGTGTCGGGGTCAGCACGCTTGCCGCAGGACACAAGACACTGGTCCCAGAGCTCATCAAGGAACTACGGAAGCTCAACAGGCCAGATATCCTCGTCATCTGTGGAGGCGTCATCCCACCACAGGTAACTTTTGGCTTTCATGACCTTGAGGTCAGAGATCTGatctaatctgatctgatcttaaTTTAGAAGCTGATAATAAATACTGCtgtctcattttctgtcatCCTATTCCTGTCAATCTTGGAGGTAGTctgcaaaacacatttcatcccTTTCTTTATGGGGATATTTCTAGTTGAATCATAATAATACACATGCTGTACACATGCATGTAATGGTTTATATAAACTGCATctgatttctgtgtgtttgcaggactATGAGTTCTTGTACCAGAGCGGTGTGTGTGCCATCTTCGGCCCAGGAACCAGGATCCCACAAGCTGCAGTGGACGTTGTTGATAACATTGAGAAGAGCCTAGAAAACATCCGTCAGGCCATGtgaactctttaaaaaaacagaactacaGCTTTAAGAACTGTCTATCTGTGCTGTATCCACAAGAAAGTCACAAGTGGGGGGCTCTCTGTACAGaacctgcaaaaaaaatgtcattccCCAGCGTGAGAACACAGCATGTACAGCAGTCAGAATCATTAATAAACCTGTTGAGGTGTCGTGGTTACATCGTGTTTAGATTTGTTAATTGGCGGTATCGTTCAGTTCTAAGGAAAATCCTGTCAGACGAACCCTATTCAGTTAATAAGTAGTGATTTTGTTAATCTCTTCAAAGGTCAAGTAATTAATTCATGCTTATATAAGAATTGCAGTGTCACATGCGTGGGAACCCTCATTCCTGGTCAATTACTATAGACTTTAATAGAAAAGATGGAAATTAGGCTATATTTAGATGTTCACTAACGCTTAATAAATCACAGACTAAAATTAGGCCATGCTAAACAAACAGTGCATGGTGCTACAAACATTGGCTTGAGATGAGCAGAGCATTTTTTGCCATCcaatataaaacattacagcAGAGCACTATAAACCTACTTAAtataatgcttttattgtgaaatttgTGTTACAATATTACAGCAAGGTGTGGTGAGTGCCAGTGCTGTGGAGATAGATGGGTTGAaattcacatcaaatcaaacCTCTTATGAACTACTACTATGTTGAATTTAACTATCtattcatattaaaataaagcagttggaaattgtatttttctaCTTGAAATATCGAATCAGATTTAACTCTCTGTGGTCTGAATAAAGTATGTGAACTTTGGAAACGTGACTTGTGTCTAAAGATGATGTGAACTTCAAGTAACTGTATTTAAATTCATCATTATATTCAAACCCATGTGATGAGACTGTATGAAATTGGcaagatgatttattttgacACCGACAAACAATATTTGGCTTGATGTGGGGCATATGTATTTATTCGAGGCAGTGAACCATGTAGCAGTATTCTCAGGAGGTACTGTATGGACATTTCTGGTTCCAACTGGTTATTGCTGCTTTGAAATGAACATATTTTGGTCATAAATGTCAGAAGGACATTGTGTTGCTTTCAATCAATCTGTCCTCTGTTCATTCTCAGTGCAGCGACTTCAATTTACCGTATTTATGTCCGTATGCAGGCCAAATTGTTCTGCAGCTCTTTCAGCCAGGCTATGGCGTATGTGGCTCGTGGATGGTGATGCTGGTTTGTCAGTCACtattttggtccagactgaaatatctctgtaaacctttttcacagcagccatttttgacatgaaatagtagtgTCAGCAtgggtgtttccaatgatattaattaaggttttgttccatttagtgcagcagagactttccaggGAGCAAACatgcaccctgactctgtttgacctgaatgtgACGGAACCCTAAATAGTATTaatggaaacacctgtgttgacctacTGTTCATAATGATCAAGAGTGATGCAGCAGAACGACAGGaggtctttttgttttgtttttgaacaaatGCTCATAATGCAACTGAGATGCTAGTAGTAGCTAATGTAGCCTCAAGCCTCTAGCTTCAACCAAAGGTGAGGAGCTGGCAACACATCTGGTAAGCTCACTTAACTTTTTAACCCAACACTCCactttacattttcaaatttatAATGCTCACTTCTTGTTCTAAGCATGACCCCATTTGAGTACAGTACCTCTCATGATgaacagaaaaaatatgaatagaATGAATAGAGGATACATGTACTATAACATATTTACCTAAAATATCCATAGCTCCTGGGAATACTGGAAGAACGCAATCTATTTATTCTATGCAAATAAAGTGCATATATACTGAAGCCTGCAAGGAGATAAGTACTTGGTTTGTTTTGAACCTCCTTCATAAGCCAACAGCCTCTGTGAATATATCATCAGTGTTATATACAGTAAGTAGTATTTGTAATGCAGATTAGAATAAAGGAGCTTACTCATGAATAATGTTATGATTGTTTTCAATGTAGTAGTTCAATAATACAAAGGGGTGgataaaaataagatgaaaattttaaattagaaaaatagGTTTAGTGGTTTGAATGTACTTGGCAGGGTTGGTATTGCACCTgatattttttccccttttttgcaCACAACTCACTCtgagttgtgttttctttgttttctcatgaACAGACTCCCCTTGAGGTTGCCCAGCAGGCGGTCGATGCAGACGTACACTGTGTCGGGGTCAGCACGCTTGCCGAAGCACAAGACACGACACTGGTCCCAGAGCTCATTAAGGAACCATGGAAGCTTAACAGGCCAGATATCCTCGTCATCTGTGGAGGCGTCATCCCACCACAGGTAACTTCTGGCTTTCATGACCTTGAGGTCAgagatctgatctgatctgatctagAGGTTCATTTAAAAGCTGATAATAATAGAAATAGTGCtgtctcattttctgtcatCCTGTTCCTGTCAATCTTGGACaatcaaaatacatttcatccCTTTCCTTATGGGGATATTTCTAGTTGAATCATAATAATACACATGCTGTACACATGCATGTAATGGTTTATATAAACTGCATctgatttctgtgtgtttgcaggtctATGAGTTCTTGTACCAGAGCGGTGTGTGTGCCATCTTCGGCCCAGGAACCAGGATCCCACAAGCTGCAGTGGACGTTGTTGATAACATTGAGAAGAGCCTAGAAAACATCCGTCAGGCCATGtgaactctttaaaaaaacagaactacaTCTTAAAGAACTGTCTATCTGTGCTGTATCCACAAGAAAGTCACAAGTGGGGGGCTCTCTGTACAGAACCTGCAAAAAAAATTGTCATTCCCCAGCGTGAGAACACAGCATGTACAGCAGTCAGAATCATTAATAAACCTGTTGAGGTGTCTTGGTTACATCATGTTTAGATTTGTTAATTGGCGGTATCGTTCAGTTCTAAAGGAAATCCTGTCAGACGAACCCTCTTCAGTTAATAAGTAGTGATTTCATTAATCTCTCAAAGGTCAAGTAATAATTTCATGCTTATATAAAAATTGCAGTGTCATATGCGTGGGAACCCtcaatgcttttattgtgaaatttgTGTTACAATATTACAGCAAGGTGTGGTGAGTGCCAGTGCTGTGGAGATAGATGAGTTGAaattcacatcaaatcaaacCTCTTATGAACTACTACTATGTTGAATTTAACCATGTATTCATATTAAAACCATGGAACAATTCATAAAGCAGTTGCCCAGCAGGAGGCTGATGCTGGCAGCTGTACACTATGTCTGGGTCAGCGCATTGCTGACAGACACAAGACCCTGTTCCCAGAGCTCATCAAGGGAACTACGAATGCTCAACATCATCCCACCACAGGTAACATTTGATTTAGATCAGATCTTTGAAAAAGTGGTTCACTTAGAAGCTGAGCCTGATAATAATAGCAGTCTTAAAAGTTTAATGGAAAATGACTGGGGTGGAAAACACAAGCTAAAAACGTTTGGGTACCTAATATTTAGCAGTATATGACTTATTTTCTGTTGATAGTGGTGTTAGGCAATGGACACTGAGCAGCACTGTGTTGAATTATTAGTTGGTCTACAGAGACCATCAGCCTTCATAGCCTCCGTTACCTTGGACAGTCAATAACTGTGTTGAGGATCAAGGTGTAAAGATACCAGTTGTTCCTGCAGTGAGGCCTACACTGTTTTCCTGTGATCCCACACCACCATGTCTCTTGAGGTAGGTAAAAGGCTTAGTTCATCATCAACATGACGTTTATTTCAGCAGATTCATTTCCAGATGTTGATGTGTAATGCTGAGGTTCTTCACACCCTCTCTTCACACATGAAAGCATTACATAActaacatttatttgattttatccAACAGAGAATGTCAGCTGCATTTGAAGGGATCTTACTGCATACTAATGGTATGGAAAATGGTTAATAATTTATGCAAATGTATACACTGGCATTTTAGACACTTGACACTTACATGGATTTAAACACTTTATATACTCTGACTGACATTTTAAGCCTCTGTGCCCTGAGCTGTGGCTGTCTTGAAATTAAGATTAGAAAAACatggaataaaatgaaatacaattctAAATATGACTGCACACAAGTCTTATAGTTGCAACTGTGGCTGACTGAAATTCAGGAATCATGCTGTATCCTTACCATACACAGCCATggccatttttttgtttgtttgttttttttggttggagGTGTGATCAAGCATTGGGGTTTATCCTTTATCTTATCTCCTGTAAATACAATAGCTGGTCACATTTCTCATCCTAAGCAATGTGCAGATTGCTGCTAAATTACAGTGCACCCATACACCCATTAGGCACACTAAACATGGACACAGTTATATTTGTAAACATTTTTAGAGGcagactgattaaaaaaaatctttcacttgtcacattttatacataaaataaatatgttggggCGGTGTTtcgctcagttggtagagcagccgccccatgtgcgaagaagactcagtccttgctgtggaagcccagggttcaaatccgacctgtggctctttcccgcatgtcattccccatctctgtctccttccccacattttctgtcactcttcagctgttctatcaaaaatatatattgtctgtgtggCTCCAACTTCCAGACCTCATGTAAGTGTCTACCCTTTCACCTACCCTCTCCTTTCCCTCTACCCTTGTTGCCCAAACCTTTCCCTTACCTTCCCCACCTTTTTCTCCATCCCTATTTACATGTTGTGTAACCATGGCTGTTTTCTATATAAAAGAGTTTCTCTTCATTTGCTACTGGTCAACTCACTGGCTCAGATACCCTCTGTGACCTTCAGTTCACCAGTGTGCCGGCATGCTTCTTaataaacacaccaccacagcaaacaTTTGAACTGGActtgatgatttcttcgacagCTGCAACGGTTTAAGTGGGACAACGGCACCTAAAAACACAGAGTTGACTCTATTCTATAGTTCTTTTGGCTGAACTTTCACTGTCTTTGACTTCCGAGATCTCCTGCAAAATATGGTCTGGGTTTGTTCTGAGTTTGGTGTGACCACTAACCATATAAATGGAGTTGTCTTTGGAGGCTTTGGTTGAATTAGGGAGTAGGCACGAGCATAGCTGCTTTACCTCCCTTTTGAAGCGCTGGCTGAAGATGTAGTAAATCATAGGATTGTATACGGTGGAGGTCTTTGCAAACATGCATGGCAGGAGACTGACTTCCGGTGGGATGACCCTACTGTCATGGAAGACAGACCACAGGCTTACCATGCCATAGGGTGACCAGCTGACCACGAAACCTGTGCTGATCAGCACAGCAATCTGCAACAGAACAGGAGGATAGATCTGATttacaaaaacctttaaatgctGAGTCAGCTGAACACTTTGTATTGCTAGTGGTAATGTGTGAAAATTTACCAAGCAAGCAATAAACAGATAATACAAATGGTTGAAAACGACTCATTATATAACTAAACACGATAAATGTTATATAGTTGAAAACAAAGGAGCTAAATTGAATTATGTAGTATGTAGTAGTATGGTTACAAActtatgatgataatgatgataatgatgatctGCTGGGTGACCTATACTGAGAGTGAATCTATAACTGTAGTGCTTTCTCACCAGAACAAATCACTTACTGTTAACATCCTTCGATGGAGCTTGACAATGTTTGGGACTTGGTTGCTGTTATTCATcacctttttgtgtgtgaaatagaGTTTGATGGTGATGCCAAAGTAGCAGCAGATTATGATGACAACAGGCAGGGCGAGgttgaagaagaaaacagagatgACGAAAGAGAAGccctcatttttcatttgtcccCAGGCAAGCGAGCAGGACACGCCAAAGGGCTCCGGGCCATACCGTCCCCAGCCTAGAATGGGGAACAAAGCCCAGACCAGAGCATAGAGCCAAATCCACACGCACAACATCTTCACCTTCTTCCAGCCGAATATCtcatctgcagagagaaaaagaaaggttggttattttttttgatttcttgttttgttttagaacATTTTCCTGTACATTATAGACAGGTACTTAAAGATGattttgaatattaatattGGAAATATTAAGTAGAAGCAGCCAATTTGCCGCCTGATATGCAAATTAGATGTCTTATTCCTTCAACTGCAAGCTGAGCACTAAAAGGTTTCATCATTACTTCAACATCCACACAAAGGATCACCTTATCATTATATAATGATATGTATAAGAATAAGATTTTACAGGGGCTAGAAGTTACGGCAAGAAATTCCCAGTGTGATAATGTTCTCTAAATGATAAATCTTAAAATAACAGGTAgtattttcatcagtgtttttgaATTACTCACTCGGGGACTGCATATTGAAGGACACAATGAAGCGCACTATGGCCAAAATAGTCAGGTTCATGATGCTGGCGATGCCGAAGAAGAACCCAGCCAAGCCGTAATATACACAGGTAACATTTCCCCCGAGCCAGTGGTGGCTCCAGGTAGAGGCTACACTCAGGGGATACATGGTAACAGCTGCTCCCAGGTCTGTCACTGCCAGATTCACGCTAAACAGCTCCAACGGCTTCATTTTTGAGGACTTTTTGACTGCCGTGATAATGACCAGCAGGTTTCCCACGATGGAGAGAACCgctgagacacagagaacagaggaaACAACAAAGTAGTTTGAGTGAACAATGATGTGAAAAGAACtagtaaacacacattcaagAGCTACCTGTAAATGTATCTCACATAACTGATGTCTGTTAAATGCATACAGATGAAGGCGCTGTTATGAACAAACATTTTCCATCTTGTATGTCTAAGTGAGAAAACCTTGAGTAAAATCATGCTGTGTGGTTCAATCCATagcattcttttaaaaaaaaaaacaatacaatgttgttgtttcttcgAGGGCATGAACACATGCCTGTAGAATCTCATCACTTGAGTAGAAGGCAAACATTATGGCTAAGTCAGTTGGTTTCTCATTCAATATTACCAAGCATGTCAGGCACATCTCCAAGGTccaatatttcttttattctgGGAACCACAGCCTCCCAACATAAAGCATACCAAGGTT encodes:
- the opn8b gene encoding opsin 8, group member b, producing the protein MDIYTSTLSPALDIGAGCYLLVIAVLSIVGNLLVIITAVKKSSKMKPLELFSVNLAVTDLGAAVTMYPLSVASTWSHHWLGGNVTCVYYGLAGFFFGIASIMNLTILAIVRFIVSFNMQSPNEIFGWKKVKMLCVWIWLYALVWALFPILGWGRYGPEPFGVSCSLAWGQMKNEGFSFVISVFFFNLALPVVIIICCYFGITIKLYFTHKKVMNNSNQVPNIVKLHRRMLTIAVLISTGFVVSWSPYGMVSLWSVFHDSRVIPPEVSLLPCMFAKTSTVYNPMIYYIFSQRFKREVKQLCSCLLPNSTKASKDNSIYMVSGHTKLRTNPDHILQEISEVKDSESSAKRTIE